A region of Massilia sp. KIM DNA encodes the following proteins:
- a CDS encoding phage protease: protein MPRPVQHLAPQPFGIAACALAITPNREIQLLPAGKFAGQDGRPHDAPGWYMDAELAARLIEAAKSRKNPYVIDYDHQTLFIKQNGKPAPAAGWFHQLEWREGQGLFAVDVKWTDRAVEMIDAGEYRYISPVIGYDKATGAVTSIYMAAVTNNPAIDGMGEVLLAAAALHFSLSPPTPLSEDNTMEELLEQLRWLLNLPVGSPAEDITAHLQKLVDQLKKDEPEATAAASFSLVDYLVSQRQVMAALSSTTPDPAKYVPIGAMTALQEKLAALSATQGKDRVDEIVTAALSSGKLLPAQEAWAREYGAKDIAGLSAYLDAAPAIAALSSMQTRTQPPVPASGVAALSASQKEMCRVMGVSEADYLKTLKEVAGA from the coding sequence ATGCCTAGACCAGTTCAACACCTCGCACCTCAGCCATTCGGCATCGCCGCGTGCGCGCTGGCCATCACGCCGAACCGCGAGATCCAGCTCCTCCCAGCCGGTAAGTTCGCCGGCCAGGACGGCCGCCCGCATGATGCCCCAGGCTGGTACATGGATGCCGAGCTGGCGGCGCGCCTGATCGAGGCGGCCAAGTCGCGCAAGAACCCCTACGTCATCGACTACGACCACCAGACGCTGTTCATCAAGCAAAACGGTAAGCCGGCGCCGGCGGCCGGCTGGTTCCACCAGCTGGAGTGGCGCGAAGGCCAGGGACTCTTCGCCGTCGACGTGAAATGGACCGACCGCGCCGTCGAGATGATCGACGCGGGCGAGTACCGCTATATCTCTCCGGTCATCGGCTACGACAAGGCCACCGGCGCCGTCACCTCTATATATATGGCGGCCGTCACCAACAATCCCGCGATCGACGGCATGGGCGAAGTCTTGCTCGCCGCCGCCGCGCTGCACTTCTCGCTTTCTCCACCCACCCCGCTTTCCGAGGACAACACCATGGAAGAACTCCTGGAGCAGCTCCGCTGGCTGCTCAACTTGCCGGTCGGCTCGCCCGCCGAAGACATCACCGCCCACCTGCAGAAGCTGGTCGACCAGCTCAAGAAGGATGAGCCGGAGGCGACCGCCGCCGCTTCGTTCAGCCTGGTCGACTACCTGGTGTCGCAACGCCAGGTGATGGCCGCGCTGTCGTCGACGACGCCGGATCCGGCCAAGTACGTCCCGATCGGCGCCATGACGGCCCTGCAGGAGAAACTGGCCGCCCTGTCCGCTACCCAGGGCAAAGACCGCGTTGACGAGATCGTCACTGCGGCGCTGTCCTCGGGCAAGCTGCTGCCCGCCCAGGAAGCCTGGGCGCGCGAGTACGGCGCCAAGGACATCGCGGGCCTCTCGGCCTACCTGGACGCGGCCCCGGCGATCGCGGCCTTGAGCAGCATGCAGACCCGCACCCAACCGCCCGTCCCGGCCAGCGGCGTGGCGGCCCTGTCGGCCTCGCAAAAGGAAATGTGCCGCGTGATGGGCGTGTCCGAAGCCGACTACCTCAAAACCCTGAAGGAAGTCGCCGGCGCGTAA